The Vibrio bathopelagicus genomic sequence AGAAGCGCTAAAGGGCTTACAATGTGTGGTTGAAAGTGCTTCAAGACCATGAAAGCCATTGAGCGTAAGCTTACATAAGGTATCTACGCCGCCGACTAATACAGCATCAGCCATCCCGGAATCTAACAAGCGTTGGGCGGTAATAAATACGCGACCACTTGATGAGCAAGCGGTCGAAATTGCGTAGCTTGGCCCTGTTAACGACCAATATTGGCTGACGAATTCAGAGGTATTGCCTAACTCTTGTTTTGAGTAATGGTAATGTTCAGGAAACTCACCGTGTGCCAATTTATGTTTGAGAGCAGTTTCACCGTCAGAGATTCCTGATGTGCTGGTGCCAATAACCACGGCAATCCTGTCTGCGCCAAACTGTGATTTTGCTTGTTCGATAGAATCTTTGATTTGGTTGAGAGCTGATAACGCGAGTTGATTGTTGCGAGTAGCGTATTTTGCTTGATCTGATGGGACCTCTGGTAGTTTGTCCGCCACCTTACCAACGACCGTCGGCTTACCATCGTTGAGCATATCGCTCACTTCAACCATATTTGATTCGCACTCATTTGTGAGGCAGTCATGAATGTCTGCAACGCTGGAGCCTAGCGCTGAGTGGAAACCACAGTCTTGGATGTAAATAGGCATAGTGTTCAACTCTTACTTGGGTTATCAACAATCGTTGAGTTCAATGTTTGTAT encodes the following:
- a CDS encoding beta-ketoacyl-[acyl-carrier-protein] synthase family protein gives rise to the protein MPIYIQDCGFHSALGSSVADIHDCLTNECESNMVEVSDMLNDGKPTVVGKVADKLPEVPSDQAKYATRNNQLALSALNQIKDSIEQAKSQFGADRIAVVIGTSTSGISDGETALKHKLAHGEFPEHYHYSKQELGNTSEFVSQYWSLTGPSYAISTACSSSGRVFITAQRLLDSGMADAVLVGGVDTLCKLTLNGFHGLEALSTTHCKPFSASRNGINIGEAAAFMLLSKAKLNGVATDQNSSSIALLGCGDSSDAHHISAPHPEGDGAEQAMRKALDSAQLQAEDIGYINAHGTATPLNDSMESKAIYRIFANKVPVSSTKPLTGHTLGAASAIEAAIAWHILKYDLPLPLQKCQDKAEDIEIDLVNCAQKLKVKNILSNSFAFGGNNISLIFGVVND